The genome window GTGTATCCACCTCGACCAGCCGGTACGCTTCAGCGGCAGTTATATATAAGTGCCGCTGTGAGAGGTGGCTCCGGTTGGTTGGACAGCCGATTCCCTTTCTTAAGTGGCGCCTCGCGGGTTGCTGACTACGCGGCCGTGAGCCCTGTCGTCAGATGGTCAGAGGACACCTGGTCGGGCGTCTGGCCGTCAAGCGCCTGATGCGGCCTGGTCTGGTTGTAGAACGTCAGGTAGCGCGCCAAGCCCTGGTGCGCGGCGCCGACAGTCTCATAGGCGTGCAGATAGACTTCCTCGTATTTGATGCTCTTCCAGAGTCGTTCCACGAACACGTTGTCCCGCCAACACCCTTTCCCGTCCATGCTGATCTGGATGCCGTGATGCGTCAGGAGCCCCGTGAACTCCTGGCTGGTAAACTGGCATCCTTGGTCGGTATTGAAGATCTCCGGTGTGCCAGAGTGGGCCAGGGCGTCCCGAACGGCCTCCAGGCAGAAATCGGTCGTGAGCGTGTTGGAGAGCCGCCACGCCAACACCCGGCGACTGGCCCAGTCGAGCACGGCGAACAGATACACGAAGCCCCGCGCCATCGGAAGTGGAGTGAGAGACCGGGCGTAGTCGAACTATCTCCCAGCCTCTCCTCCCCGAACCGGACTTGCACCTCTCAGCGCATCCGGCTCTCCATTCAAGCGTTGCTTAAAGCAAAAGCCACGTCAGCGTAGCGCGATTCGAGGAACGTGCGATGCTCGTCGCGAATCAGGTACGGGTTCCCTTCCGGGTTCCGCCACCTGAACTGACCTTTGCGGCTGGTGACGAGGCGCCGAAGCGCCTGTTCGCCATACCACCCACGACTATTCTGTCCCTTCAGTACCCAAGTTATGGCGCGCCCCGGTTCTGGTGCCCGGACGTGTTCGCGCATCAGGCTCGGGAATCCTCGCCGATACTTGCGCGCGAGCCAATGTCCGAGCTTCCAGAAGACGGTCCGGTCCACTCGGCTCAAGACGGTCGCCGTATAGTCGGTGTATTGATAGAAGTTCGCCCACCCCGAGAGTTTCCGGTTCAGGCTTTCCATCAGGTCCATTCTGTTCACGCTGTAATTGCCAGACAGTTCCTTGACCAGCTTGTCCGTGAAGCCCCGGTACTTCTCCCATGGAATCGTCGTGACCGGTCGCAGATGACCTCGCGGTCCCCGCTTGCGAATGATACGGTGGCCGAGGAAGACAAAGCCGTCGTTCACATGGGTAATATGGGTCTTCTCCATATTCAACGTGAGTTTGAGCTGACCTTCCAGAAACGTCCGGCACGCTTCGCGTATCGCCTCAGCATGCGCGCGGGTTCCTTTGACGACCACGACGAAATCATCTGCATAGCGGCAGTAGGATACGGCTGGTTTCCACTGCCGGTTCTCTCGCACAGCAATCGGCCGCTGTGTGAGAATTCCGAAGTTCCACGCCCATCGGTCCTTGCGCACCTTCTTGCTCAGGTAGTTCGCTTCCATCCAGTCATCGAATTCATGCAACATGATGTTGGATAGCAGCGGAGAGATGACTCCCCCTTGCGGAACGCCTTCGCTCGCGGCGCAAAATAGACCCCGATCAACCCAGCCTGCTTTGATACACTTCCACAGCAGGGCGAGGAAGCGCTGATCAGCGATACGTTTGCGGACGCCTTTCAGCAGCAGGCGGTGATGGACGGTCTCAAAGTAGCTGGCCAGGTCGCCCTCAATCACCCAGCGACCTGCCGTTCTGTGCTCATCACTTTCCTGCAGCTGCAATTTGACCGTTCGTATCGCATGGTGCACACTCCGGGCGGGCCTGAAACCATAGGACGCTCGATGGAAATCACTCTCCCATATCGGCTCCATGGCCATCAGCATCGCTCTCTGGACCACTCGATCCCGCAGACTGGGGATACCTAAGGGCCTCAACGTGCCGTTCGCTTTGGGTATGTACACGCGCCGTGCGGGTCGCGGCTTGTAGCAGCCCGCTAACAGCTCGGCCCGCATCGTCGCCAGTTCCTGGTGAAGGTTTCCCGTCATCATGGCCTTGTCGACCCCATCGACGCCCGGTGTGCTCGCACCACTGGATGCTAACGTGATGCGCGCGGCTTCGGCCAGCCAAGCGCGATCAGCAATCAGTCTCAGGAGTCGATCGAACTTGCGTTCTTTGTTCTCCGTTGACCACGTCGCCAGCTTGCGTTGCATGTCACTGATTATCAAAGGTCTTCACCTCATTGTGGTCAGTTAATTCGCCAAGCAAGCCCCTTCAACTGCCCCCCTTCGCCCTGTGGCCGGCTTTCCCGGCCTCGAACTACTACGAGGGCTCCGCCAACGTGTACCGCATCGGGGGGACACACTCCCTTGTCATCGGTACACGCCTTCCCCAGTTCACATGCTGGACTCCACACACGAGCGAGGTTGCCTATCGCAGTCTTTCTCCTTGCGTTCCGCAAGTCGTCGCGGACGTCACGGTCTAGCTACGCGCTCCCCATGACTCCCTGCTGGCCAGCGTACATGTCTCGCCAGCATTCGCCGTCCCAGTCCATACGTATGACTGGCTCCGCTCCGCGTCCTGCCTGTGAAGCGGTGTAGGCAGGGGTGACATTTCAACCCTCAGATGCGTGTCAATAGGTGTGTGTTCCTCAACCGTCCCATGCTCAGCCTAGAGGCTCATCTTGGCGTAACCGCTTCGCCGCAAGCCCCGTTTCCCACGGACTTCGTCACCTTGCCAGTGTCCGGCAAGTCACCGCCGCTTCGGCTCACTCCTTCTCGTAGCAGAAGGAGGGCATGCTCGTGACTGCTACAGCAACTCCATCGAGTCATGCATTCCAGACATGCTCAAGCAACTCAGCCCCAGACAGGCGGGCTTCGTTGGCTGGGCGTACTATACGTGATATCGGCCGCCCAGACGTGATTGGGGCGACTGATCGTTAGGTCCCGAAGGAGATACGGATAGATGGTGTGGGCCGAATGCCGGTGGGTCGTGCGCGGCTTGCGATACACCGCCTCAAGACCCATGCGTCGCATCAGCGTGGCCCTCTTGCCGCAAGAGATCGCGCAGCATGCGGGCGCCGGCAAACGGATGGGCCAGATGCAGCTCGTCAATTCGGCGCATGAGGGCCAGTTCCGCCCGGTTGACCCAAAACCCGAAAAGTAGGCCAGCGGGAACTTGAGGAAACGGCCTGCGGCGTGGTCTTCTTCACCCAGAAGGAGGACACAACGATGGGACGACGACGGGGGCATACCGAAGAGCAAGTCCTGGCCACCTTACGGCACGTGGAGAGTGGAACAACCGTCGCGGAGATCTGCCGCGAGGTCGGCATCAGCGAACAGACCTTCTACGTGTGGAAGCGCAAATATGCGGGGCTGGGCCTCAGCGAACTGCGGGAACTCCGGCAGCTCCGCGAGGAAAATACCAAGCTCAAACGCCTGCTGGCCGATCTCTCGCTGGATCGCCACATGCTCCAGGAGATTGTCCGAAAAAAGAAGCTATGAAGGGTGCCAACCGGATGGAACTGCGGTAGATAAGTGGCACGCAGGTTCCTCATTACCTAACCAAGGGAGGTTGGCATGTACTACTGTGGCCTGGATATCTCCATCAAGTCGACCCATATGTGCTTGGAAGATGCTCACGGCCGCCGGGTTCGGGAAGTGGCGGTGGCGACCACCGCGGAAGCGATCCGGACAGTGCTCCAGCGTTACAAGGCGAAGGGTTTGCGGGTGGCCATTGAGGCCGGCGGGCAAACGGCCTGGATCGTTGATGTGCTACGTGAGCTCGGTGCCCAGGTGCATGTCGTGCATCCGCTGAAGGTGAAATGGATAGCCGAATCCAAGAAGAAGACCGATCGGGTGGATGCCGCATTGCTCGCCCATCTCCTGCGCATCGGGGGACTGCCGGAACCGGTGCATGTGCCAGAGCCGCGGAGTCGAGAGGTGCGACACTTGCTGGTGGCGCGTCGGCAACTCGTGACCATGCGGACCAAGACGATCAATGTGATCCGTGGACTCCTGCGCCAGCAGCAGGTAGTTCTCCCAACCCGTGCGCTCTCGACCCTGTCCGGCTGGGCTCGGCTGAAACGGGTGTCGGTTTCAGCATCTACTCAGGCGGTCGTGGACGCCTATGCCGAACTCGCGACGGCGTTGTTTGCCGCCCTGAAGGCCCTCGACCAGGAGTTGCACGCTCGCGCACAGACCGACGCCCGTGTGGCCCAACTCGAAACGATTCCCGGCGTGGGGCCCATTAGTGCCCAAACCCTCCTCGCTGCCGTGGACACGATCCAACGGTTTCCATCCGCCAAGCATCTAGTGGCCTACAGTGGCCTCACCCCGAGTGTGCGAGCCAGCGGTGAGCAGGTGCGGTATGGCGCCATCACGAAACAAGGGCGCAGTGAGATCCGGGCGGTCTGGGTGCAAGCCGCCTTCGCGGCACTAGCCGTGAAGGCTCCAGCCGCCCGCCCCTTGCAACAGTGGTGGCATCGCGTCGCGCGCCGTCGTGGCAAGAAAACCGCAATCGTGGCCTTGGCACGGAAACTGTTGACCATCGCCTTCCACGTCTTGCGGGACGAGACGGTCTATCAACCTCAGCGACTCGGAGCCGTGGCGTAGCTGCAGTCGCTCGTCAGGAGAGGATTCACAAGAGGAAGGACACCGCCGACGACGGAGCATGGAGTTGGGATACCTCCAGCAGCGGGTAACCTCGTCTTTAGAGCGTAGCCTTCGAGGCTCGAAAAAAGAATGGGGCGCCCCTCTGGTCCAGCTGAATGTGCCAGAGAGCACGAATGGGAGGATGGACGACGTATCCCCCCTTCTCCGAACATCTTGACAGCGGCACCCTTCATGGGAGCTCTAAGGCCTCGGGACCGGCGGGCCCTCGCCCGCTGGGCGCAGGTGACCTATCAGGTCAGCGAGCGCCGGGTGTCGAGGCTGTTGCCGATGGCGCGCGCTTCATTGCGGTATCAGGGGCACCGTGATCCGCAGGAGGCGTTGCGGATCCGGTTGCGCGAGTTGGCCGCGGCACGGGTGCGGTTCGGGTATCGGCGACTGACGGTGTTGCTGAGACGGGACGACTGGCGCGTGAACGCCAAACGCATCTATCGGCTCTATACGGAAGAAGGGCTGACGGTGCGGACGAAACGCCGGACGAAGGCGGCCGGCCGAGCCCGTGTACCGCAGCCAGAGGCAACCGCCCCGAACCAACGGTGGAGCATGGACTTCATGAGCGAACGGGTCGCCGATGGTCGGTCGTTTCGAATCCTGACGGTCGTCGATCAATTCACCCGTGAATGCCTCTGCCTGCTGGCCGATCGGTCGCTGACAGGCGAGAAGGTGGCCCAGGCCTTAGAGCTGCTCGTGGGGCAGCGAGGTACCCCGCGTTCGATCACCGTGGACAACGGCAGCGAATTTGCCAGTCGTGTCATGGATGCCTGGGCCTATCGCCACGGGATTCAGCTCGACTTTATTCGCCCGGGCAAACCGGTCGAGAACGGGTTCATCGAGAGCTTCAACGGGCGTCTTCGAGATGAGTGTTTGAACGTGGAAGTCTTCTTCACGCTCGAGGATGCGCGGGAAAAATTAACGCGGTGGCAGGAGGATTACAATAATCTACGTCCCCACAGTTCGCTACAGGACGTGACACCAGCCGCCTTTGCCGCGGGCTGGGCTCCGCTGCCCCAGAGAGCCCCCGCCGCTCTCGAATTACTGGAGGCGCTCACGTGAGCTATGGTAGTTTCGATTCGCCGCATTGGCGGCTCAAACCGATCACGCGCAGGCCAATTCCTCAGGTCTCGTTTGGTCTACATTCGCGGGGCGGGTCAACCGTTAGCCCTACCAATCTAACCGAGTGCGCTTCCACACTTCTGCGATTCGCCTGATCCAGAGCGGGGTTTAAGGTATCGTTCATTTCGTGCCTTTGTCTGCCCATGTTTTTGCATAGCTCCCCCCAACGATGTTCTCCATGCCTTGTCTTGAGTTGAGGTTCGCGCGTCAGGGTTCTGCTTCTTGGTCCAAGAACCGTGTAAGCTCCCGATCAAGTAGATCCCGCGAGGCAAGAACTTCTGGTCTCAGACCAGGCCTGATACACGGCAAACAGTAGGATGTTTAGCTACTTGGCGGCATGGGAGTTTGCTGTCAGAATTTCTGCTCGACTCCAAACACTGCGCCTGTACCACGATGCTCTTCGAGCCATTTGAGACAAATGCGTGACCTTTATAGCGGTGCGTAACATGCACGTCGATCTTGCGACAGGCCAGATGTGCACTGATTGACCAAATTGAATAGCACATGAAGAAATACATCGCTGTCTTTGATGAAACTGGAACCAGTAATCGCCCGCAGTCAACCGAGGAGTCTGGCTTTGGAGTGGGAGCAGTTCTGTTTCCATTGGCACAGGCTCCAGAATTAGCCCGGATTTCGAAACACCTCGGCTCAATTGTTGGCAAAGAGGATTATAAATACAAGGACGTGCTCCAAAACGAGGCAGCCAGGGAGGTTTTCGTCCAGACGCTGAATCGTACGAGTCTCTCCATACATCTGTTCGCGTTCTATGCTCATGGCGCCTGCATGATTCATGAAGGCCGACG of Nitrospira defluvii contains these proteins:
- the ltrA gene encoding group II intron reverse transcriptase/maturase — encoded protein: MQRKLATWSTENKERKFDRLLRLIADRAWLAEAARITLASSGASTPGVDGVDKAMMTGNLHQELATMRAELLAGCYKPRPARRVYIPKANGTLRPLGIPSLRDRVVQRAMLMAMEPIWESDFHRASYGFRPARSVHHAIRTVKLQLQESDEHRTAGRWVIEGDLASYFETVHHRLLLKGVRKRIADQRFLALLWKCIKAGWVDRGLFCAASEGVPQGGVISPLLSNIMLHEFDDWMEANYLSKKVRKDRWAWNFGILTQRPIAVRENRQWKPAVSYCRYADDFVVVVKGTRAHAEAIREACRTFLEGQLKLTLNMEKTHITHVNDGFVFLGHRIIRKRGPRGHLRPVTTIPWEKYRGFTDKLVKELSGNYSVNRMDLMESLNRKLSGWANFYQYTDYTATVLSRVDRTVFWKLGHWLARKYRRGFPSLMREHVRAPEPGRAITWVLKGQNSRGWYGEQALRRLVTSRKGQFRWRNPEGNPYLIRDEHRTFLESRYADVAFALSNA
- a CDS encoding IS3 family transposase; the encoded protein is MGALRPRDRRALARWAQVTYQVSERRVSRLLPMARASLRYQGHRDPQEALRIRLRELAAARVRFGYRRLTVLLRRDDWRVNAKRIYRLYTEEGLTVRTKRRTKAAGRARVPQPEATAPNQRWSMDFMSERVADGRSFRILTVVDQFTRECLCLLADRSLTGEKVAQALELLVGQRGTPRSITVDNGSEFASRVMDAWAYRHGIQLDFIRPGKPVENGFIESFNGRLRDECLNVEVFFTLEDAREKLTRWQEDYNNLRPHSSLQDVTPAAFAAGWAPLPQRAPAALELLEALT
- a CDS encoding IS110 family transposase, with the translated sequence MYYCGLDISIKSTHMCLEDAHGRRVREVAVATTAEAIRTVLQRYKAKGLRVAIEAGGQTAWIVDVLRELGAQVHVVHPLKVKWIAESKKKTDRVDAALLAHLLRIGGLPEPVHVPEPRSREVRHLLVARRQLVTMRTKTINVIRGLLRQQQVVLPTRALSTLSGWARLKRVSVSASTQAVVDAYAELATALFAALKALDQELHARAQTDARVAQLETIPGVGPISAQTLLAAVDTIQRFPSAKHLVAYSGLTPSVRASGEQVRYGAITKQGRSEIRAVWVQAAFAALAVKAPAARPLQQWWHRVARRRGKKTAIVALARKLLTIAFHVLRDETVYQPQRLGAVA